A window of Nicotiana sylvestris chromosome 8, ASM39365v2, whole genome shotgun sequence genomic DNA:
CATCATGACCGAAGTCTGTGGAGAGTGCATTCCGGAatctgcgggccgcacatgagtgggtatgttctggcaaggAAAATTCTTCGAGCAAGTTAtgattggctcactatggagcgaaaTTGCATGAGTTTTGTgcacaagtgtcatcaatgccaagtacacggagatttgatttattctccaccatcggaattgcacacaatatccgcaccatggccctttgttgcttagGGTATGGATATCGGACCGATTGAGCCAGCatcatccaatgggcacaggttcattctggtagccattgactacttcactaagtgggttgaagctaaaactttcaaatctgtgaccaagaaggcagtggtcgattttgtttaTTAGAATATCATTTGTCagtttggaatcccaaaggtgatcatcacagataatgtgctaatcttaacagtcatctgatgaaggaagtgtgtcaacaatttaagattacacatcgaaattccaccccataccgccccaaggcgaatggagcagccgaggtagccaacaagaacataaagaagatacttcgaaaaatggtgcaaAGTTCTAGGCAATGTCATGAGAAGTTGCCCTTTGCTCTGTTGGGTTATCGCagtactgttcgtacttcagtaggtgcaactccttatttgttggtatatggcacagaaGTAGTGATACCCATGgaggttgaaattccatcccttcggattgttgctgaagctgaaattgatgatgatgagtgggtcaaagcccgtCTAGAGCAATTatgtttgattgatgagaagagactggcagTAGTGTGTcgtggccagttgtatcaaaagagaatggcaagatcatacaacaagaaggtgtgtcctcggaaatttgaagtggctcagcaagtattgaaacacatccttccacatcagacTGAAGCGAAAGGAAAGTTCGACCCAAATTGGCAGGAGCcgttcattgtaacaagagtgttgtccaatgatgCTTTGTAATTAACAAacatagaaggcaaatgtatAGATTTGGCTATCAAttttgatgcagtcaaaagatattatgtatgatttctttgttttgtctaaattgttgtttgtacttggcatattttaaggattggaatgacgaagacattttattctgctatctatacactttatcctttgataccactttgagccttatttatttcctttcatacgcCTCTTTTGGGATCAGTAGCGAAATTCAGAAACACGAACGCAAAAGGTGagtaaagaagaaaagagaaaaacagaagagaaaagagaaagaaaagaatggaaaagagtggaaaaaaaaaagaaaaggaaaaaaagaaaaagagaaaaggaaaagaaaaggagagaaaagaaaaggaaaagagagaaagaaaaagaaagagaaaagtacAAAAACAAAGCAACTCCTACgttatgaactacgttcgacctgattctttttaaggatacgtaggcagcctcacggttcggtcccatcaaaataaaatttcaaaagtccccaagcaaagaaactggggcagaaagttgcggttgttgtaagagatctgattccaaaagttgtaattttgaacttattcaagttattttgagccttttgtgatatcctttctttctaaccctaggGGTGGGgtagatgaagtggaggttagcgtcgggagtcttgtgtgacaagaaagttccaccgttactaaaaggtaagttttatagagcagtagttaggcctgccatgttatatggaactgaatgtttgccggtaaagaactcacacatccagaagatgaaagtagcagagataaGGATGTTGAAGTGGATGTGCGgacatacaaggatggataagattaggaatgaagatattcgagagaaggtgggcgtggctcccatggaggacaagatgcgggaagtaagactcagatggttcgggcacattcagaggaggagcactgatgcaccggtgaggaggtgtgagcgactggctgtagtgggcacgcgaagaggtagagggcgacctaagaagtattggggagaggtgatcagacaggacatggcgcgacttaggattactgaggacatggcccttgacagggaattatggaggtcgagcattaaggttgtaggttagggaaagttgtgaatatttctacagcacaatagagtgagactagccagttaggagttagactaagaatgtcaatggtcgtctattgatgcagggctttacctgctagtttttactataccagccatctatttcgtatttcgtattctgtatttcatatctcttataaagctattattttattatgcatttttatggtactaatatatcgtctcctgttgctttttttgagccgagggtctcctgaaaacagcctctctacccttcgaggtaggggtaaggtctgcgtacatattaccc
This region includes:
- the LOC138876035 gene encoding uncharacterized protein produces the protein MVQSSRQCHEKLPFALLGYRSTVRTSVGATPYLLVYGTEVVIPMEVEIPSLRIVAEAEIDDDEWVKARLEQLCLIDEKRLAVVCRGQLYQKRMARSYNKKVCPRKFEVAQQVLKHILPHQTEAKGKFDPNWQEPFIVTRVLSNDAL